Proteins co-encoded in one Alphaproteobacteria bacterium genomic window:
- a CDS encoding SDR family NAD(P)-dependent oxidoreductase → MHPATSRESAKTILIVGASRGLGHALATEFLSRGWNVIGTVRTGARTKFHDLAEEHEGRVGIETLDINQADQVTSLRSRLAGRVLDMLFVNAGTTTHDEHVHIGDVTTEEFIRVMVTNALSPMRVIEALQDLVPAEGLIGAMSSGQGSITNNEKGMREVYRGSKAALNMFMRSFAARQAGGPRAMVLMAPGWIRTDLGGPDAPFGLEETVPGLVDVLISKLGTPGLQYLDRFGKTVPW, encoded by the coding sequence ATGCACCCAGCCACTTCACGGGAATCCGCCAAGACTATCCTGATCGTTGGAGCGTCGCGCGGCCTCGGCCACGCCTTAGCCACCGAGTTCCTGAGTAGAGGGTGGAACGTCATAGGTACGGTTAGGACTGGGGCCCGAACCAAGTTTCACGATCTCGCGGAGGAGCACGAAGGCCGCGTCGGGATTGAGACACTCGACATCAACCAGGCCGATCAGGTCACATCCTTGCGTAGCCGTCTGGCCGGCAGAGTGCTCGACATGCTGTTCGTGAACGCTGGAACCACCACGCATGATGAGCACGTCCATATTGGCGACGTGACCACGGAAGAGTTCATCCGCGTGATGGTGACGAACGCGCTGAGCCCCATGCGCGTCATTGAAGCGCTCCAGGATCTCGTGCCTGCGGAAGGACTGATCGGAGCGATGTCGTCCGGCCAGGGCAGCATCACCAACAACGAGAAGGGGATGCGGGAGGTCTATCGCGGCAGCAAAGCGGCGCTGAACATGTTCATGCGGAGCTTTGCAGCCCGACAAGCCGGAGGGCCGCGCGCTATGGTGCTGATGGCTCCGGGCTGGATTCGCACCGACTTGGGAGGCCCGGACGCGCCTTTCGGCTTAGAGGAGACCGTGCCCGGCCTGGTAGACGTGCTGATCTCCAAGCTTGGGACGCCCGGTCTGCAGTATCTTGATCGCTTCGGTAAGACTGTCCCTTGGTGA
- a CDS encoding Xaa-Pro peptidase family protein, giving the protein MAAFTPNEYRDRVKKVCAAMQAQGIDTLVVLNEGHLCYLTGYEGFSDYVPQAAILRAGDADPVLMLREMDLHCAYPTVYLDERRIECYSESYIGTAARSPWEVIGKRIVEIAQSGRIGIEAGAKGFSHRDYERLIQAIGGRKVEDGTSVVPSVTIKKSPNEINYMQTAARIVDRALTAGANKIAVGVRECDVAATVMHHLAEGIAETGGGPGVPVTMPVTPWSQAPHIKWTDRRYEKQRQTNFEIGGFVHRYCCPLSRTVYLGTPPARYKHVHETVLAGFTAGLAAVKPGAQAGDIHRAFMKAFKPGGVRKESRIGYSIGINWADGCFSVQNDDKTILEPDFTFHLIIGIWEREDSYILSEAVRVTPNGGETFTKVPRDMIIR; this is encoded by the coding sequence ATGGCGGCATTCACACCGAACGAATATCGGGATCGCGTGAAGAAAGTCTGCGCCGCGATGCAGGCCCAGGGAATCGATACCCTAGTGGTCCTAAATGAAGGGCATTTGTGTTATCTCACCGGCTATGAGGGCTTCTCCGACTATGTCCCGCAGGCGGCGATTTTGCGCGCCGGCGATGCGGATCCGGTTCTCATGTTACGAGAAATGGACCTCCATTGCGCCTATCCCACGGTCTATCTCGATGAGAGACGCATTGAGTGCTATTCCGAAAGCTATATCGGCACCGCCGCGCGATCCCCGTGGGAAGTGATCGGCAAGCGCATCGTCGAAATCGCTCAGAGTGGGCGGATCGGCATCGAGGCAGGTGCCAAGGGATTTTCCCATCGCGACTATGAGCGCCTGATCCAGGCGATCGGCGGCCGAAAGGTTGAAGACGGCACATCCGTCGTGCCGAGCGTGACGATCAAAAAGTCGCCGAACGAGATCAATTACATGCAGACGGCGGCTCGGATTGTCGATCGGGCGCTGACTGCTGGCGCCAACAAAATTGCCGTTGGGGTGCGAGAGTGCGACGTCGCGGCGACGGTCATGCATCACCTGGCAGAGGGTATCGCCGAAACTGGCGGAGGCCCTGGAGTCCCTGTCACGATGCCGGTGACACCCTGGTCGCAAGCTCCGCACATTAAGTGGACCGATCGTCGATATGAAAAGCAGCGTCAGACCAATTTCGAGATCGGCGGCTTCGTTCATCGTTATTGCTGCCCACTGTCGCGGACCGTCTATCTCGGTACTCCTCCTGCCAGATACAAGCACGTACACGAGACAGTGCTGGCCGGGTTTACCGCCGGCCTTGCGGCGGTCAAGCCGGGAGCGCAGGCGGGGGACATACATCGCGCCTTCATGAAGGCATTCAAACCGGGTGGCGTCCGCAAGGAATCGCGTATCGGCTATTCGATCGGCATCAACTGGGCCGACGGCTGCTTCAGTGTTCAAAACGACGACAAGACCATCTTGGAACCGGATTTCACGTTCCATCTCATCATCGGGATTTGGGAACGGGAAGACTCGTATATCCTGAGCGAAGCCGTTCGTGTGACGCCAAACGGCGGCGAGACCTTCACCAAGGTCCCGCGCGATATGATCATACGTTAG
- the lepA gene encoding translation elongation factor 4, producing MTDLAHIRNFAIIAHIDHGKSTLADRLIQRCGGVSERDFHDQLLDNMDIERERGITIKAQTVRLSYKARNGEIYALNLMDTPGHVDFTYEVSRSLAACEGSLLVVDASQGVEAQTLANAYLAVEANHEIVPVLNKIDLPAAEPERVRRQIEEVIGLDASHAISVSAKTGQGIDDVLEALVERLPPPEGERNAPVKALLVDSWYDPYLGVVILVRVKDGAIRKGQKLRMMATGATHEVDRVGVFTPKLIDADELAPGEIGFIMAGIKAVADCRIGDTLTEERRPAAEPLPGFKPSVPVVFCGLFPIDTNEFEQLRDSLAKLRLNDASFHYEPETSAALGFGFRCGFLGLLHMEIIEERLHREFDLDLIATAPSVVYRLHLTNGEIQELHNPADMPDPVKIEHVEEPWIRGTIMVPDEYLGAILALCTERRGEQADLTYAGNRAMLVYRLPLNEVVYDFYDRLKSISRGYASFDYHIEGYREGDLVKLTILVNAEPVDALSIIVHRSRAEQRGRQLCARLKDLIPRQLFKIAIQAAIGGRIIARETVSALRKDVTAKCYGGDITRKRKLLEKQKEGKKRMRQFGKVEIPQSAFLAALKMSDD from the coding sequence ATGACCGATCTCGCCCACATCCGTAACTTCGCGATCATCGCGCATATCGATCACGGCAAATCCACCCTTGCCGACCGGTTGATCCAGCGCTGTGGCGGCGTGTCCGAGCGGGATTTTCACGACCAACTCCTCGACAATATGGATATCGAGCGCGAGCGCGGCATCACCATCAAGGCGCAGACTGTGCGCCTCTCATACAAGGCGAGGAATGGCGAGATCTATGCGTTGAACCTCATGGACACGCCGGGTCACGTCGATTTCACCTATGAGGTGAGCCGCTCGCTTGCCGCCTGCGAGGGATCGCTTCTCGTCGTCGATGCAAGCCAAGGGGTCGAGGCGCAGACACTCGCCAACGCCTATCTGGCGGTCGAGGCCAATCACGAGATTGTGCCGGTGCTCAACAAGATCGACTTGCCGGCGGCGGAGCCCGAGCGCGTGCGGCGGCAGATCGAAGAGGTGATCGGCCTCGACGCCTCCCACGCGATATCCGTTTCGGCCAAGACCGGGCAGGGCATCGACGACGTGTTGGAAGCCTTGGTCGAGCGCCTGCCCCCGCCCGAAGGCGAACGCAACGCCCCCGTGAAAGCACTTCTTGTCGATAGCTGGTACGACCCCTATCTCGGCGTCGTCATCCTCGTGCGTGTGAAGGACGGTGCAATCAGGAAGGGCCAGAAGCTGCGCATGATGGCGACCGGCGCCACGCACGAGGTCGACCGCGTGGGCGTATTCACGCCAAAACTTATCGATGCGGATGAGTTGGCGCCGGGGGAGATCGGATTCATCATGGCCGGCATCAAGGCCGTGGCCGACTGCCGGATCGGCGACACGCTGACCGAGGAGCGCCGCCCTGCGGCCGAGCCGCTGCCGGGCTTCAAGCCGAGCGTTCCCGTCGTCTTCTGTGGCCTATTCCCGATCGACACCAATGAGTTCGAACAGCTTCGCGATAGCCTCGCCAAACTCCGCCTCAACGACGCGAGCTTTCATTACGAGCCCGAAACGTCGGCGGCCCTGGGATTCGGATTCCGCTGCGGTTTCCTCGGGCTTCTCCACATGGAGATCATCGAGGAGCGGCTTCATCGCGAGTTCGACCTCGACTTGATCGCAACGGCGCCGAGTGTTGTCTACCGCCTTCATTTGACGAACGGCGAAATCCAGGAGCTCCACAATCCCGCCGATATGCCCGATCCCGTCAAGATCGAGCATGTCGAAGAGCCGTGGATCCGCGGCACGATCATGGTGCCGGACGAGTATCTGGGCGCCATCCTGGCACTCTGCACCGAACGGCGGGGCGAGCAGGCCGATCTTACCTATGCCGGAAACCGCGCCATGCTTGTCTATCGCCTGCCGCTCAACGAAGTTGTTTATGACTTCTACGATCGGCTGAAGTCGATCAGCCGGGGCTATGCAAGCTTCGATTATCATATCGAAGGCTATCGCGAGGGCGACCTCGTGAAGCTTACGATCCTGGTTAACGCCGAGCCTGTCGACGCGCTCTCGATCATCGTGCACCGAAGCCGCGCCGAGCAGCGCGGACGGCAACTTTGCGCGCGGCTCAAGGATCTCATTCCGCGCCAGCTCTTCAAGATCGCGATCCAGGCGGCGATCGGCGGCCGCATCATCGCGCGCGAAACCGTCTCGGCATTGCGCAAGGACGTAACGGCCAAATGCTATGGCGGCGACATCACGCGCAAGCGCAAGCTTCTCGAGAAGCAAAAGGAAGGAAAAAAACGGATGCGCCAGTTCGGCAAGGTCGAAATTCCGCAATCGGCCTTTCTTGCCGCCCTCAAGATGAGCGACGACTGA